One Solanum lycopersicum chromosome 4, SLM_r2.1 DNA window includes the following coding sequences:
- the MLO1 gene encoding powdery mildew resistance protein MLO1, whose protein sequence is MEATPTWAIAVVCFILLAISIFIEQIIHHIGEWLLEKRKKSLYEALEKIKAELMLLGFLSLLLTVLQDPVSNLCVPKSVGYSWHPCMAKEDAKSEYDDPCLPKGKVQFASSYAIHQLHIFIFVLAVAHVLYCIATFALGRLKMRKWRAWEDETKTMEYQFYNDPERFRFARETSFGRRHLHFWSKSPVLLSIVCFFRQFFSSVAKVDYLTLRHGFMMAHLTPQNQNNFDFQLYINRAVDKDFKVVVGISPALWLFTVLYFLTTTDRLYSYLWVPFIPLVIILLVGTKLQMIITEMGVRISERGDIVKGVPVVETGDHLFWFNRPALVLFLINFVLFQNAFQVAFFFWSWWKFGFPSCFHKNAADLAIRLTMGVIIQVHCSYVTLPLYALVTQMGSSMKPIIFGDNVATALRSWHHTAKKRVKHGLSGHTTPANSRPTTPLRGTSPVHLLRGYPQYNEDSVQASPRTSNVENEGWANENQEGEILQHASTDHNKQIEITMSDFTFGNK, encoded by the exons ATGGAGGCAACCCCTACGTGGGCAATTGCTGTGGTTTGCTTCATCTTGCTcgctatttctatttttattgaacAAATTATTCATCACATTGGAGAG tggTTACTGGAAAAGCGGAAAAAGTCTCTATATGAAGCACTTGAAAAGATCAAAGCTG AACTTATGCTGTTGGGATTCTTATCACTGTTGTTGACAGTGTTGCAAGATCCAGTTTCTAACTTATGTGTCCCCAAGAGTGTTGGTTATTCATGGCATCCTTGTATGGCAAAGGAAGATGCCAAGTCTGAGTATGATGACCCTTGTCTACCAAAG GGAAAAGTGCAATTTGCATCTTCATATGCAATACACCAGCTCCATATCTTCATCTTTGTATTGGCAGTTGCTCATGTATTGTACTGTATAGCAACTTTTGCTTTGGGCAGGCTAaag ATGAGAAAATGGAGGGCATGGGAGGATGAAACAAAAACAATGGAGTACCAATTCTACAACG ACCCTGAGAGATTCAGATTTGCAAGGGAGACCTCGTTTGGACGTAGGCATTTGCATTTCTGGAGCAAGTCCCCCGTGTTGCTCTCGATA GTTTGTTTCTTTCGGCAATTCTTCTCATCAGTTGCAAAAGTTGACTATTTAACCCTTAGACATGGGTTCATGATG GCACATTTAACtccacaaaatcaaaataattttgattttcaattatacatTAACAGAGCAGTTGACAAAGACTTCAAAGTTGTTGTTGGAATAAG TCCTGCATTATGGCTCTTCACGGTGCTATATTTTCTGACTACTACCGATC GATTGTACTCGTATCTTTGGGTGCCATTTATCCCACTTGTA ATAATATTGCTAGTTGGCacaaaacttcaaatgatcataacagAAATGGGAGTAAGGATTTCAGAAAGGGGAGACATAGTAAAAGGTGTACCTGTGGTGGAGACTGGTGACCATCTTTTCTGGTTTAATCGCCCTGCCCTTGTCCTATTCTTGATTAACTTTGTACTCTTTCAG AATGCGTTTCAAGttgctttctttttttggaGTTGG TGGAAATTTGGTTTCCCATCTTGCTTTCATAAGAATGCTGCAGACCTAGCCATAAGGCTAACCATGGG GGTGATCATACAGGTCCATTGCAGCTATGTGACTCTCCCTCTTTATGCCTTAGTTACACAG ATGGGTTCATCAATGAAGCCTATCATCTTTGGTGATAATGTGGCAACAGCTCTTAGAAGCTGGCACCATACAGCGAAAAAACGGGTGAAACATGGGCTATCAGGACATACCACCCCTGCAAACAGCAGACCAACCACACCATTGCGTGGTACCTCCCCTGTTCACTTATTACGCGGTTATCCACAATATAATGAGGACAGTGTTCAAGCATCTCCTCGGACATCCAATGTCGAAAATGAAGGGTGGGCTAATGAAAATCAGGAGGGAGAGATCCTGCAGCATGCCTCCACTGATCATAACAAGCAAATTGAGATTACAATGTCAGATTTTACTTTTGGAAACAAATAA